A single genomic interval of Pirellulales bacterium harbors:
- a CDS encoding arylsulfatase, whose product MLALGGLLGYIAATSDLGRAPADAALAPAPLGASPTESPTPACCQIGAERGDLLALADGRRRGAVGNNSTAKKPNILVLFGDDIGISNISAYSDGLMGYTTPNIDRLAREGLRFLHYYGEQSCTAGRAAFITGQHGIRTGLTKVGFPGAPMGMNQLDPTIAGMLKQLGYHTGQFGKNHLGDRNETLPTVNGFDEFFGNLYHLNAEEEPELPDYPNDPAFKAKFGPRGVLKCAASDRDDPTVDPRFGKVGKQVIEDSGPLTRKRMETIDDETSAAAIDYIKRQAADDKPFFCWWNSTRMHLRTHVRPEHRGKFQHGDSEYIDGMIEHDATVGAILKTLDDLGIADDTIVLYTTDNGPHANTWPDGATTPFRSEKNTNWEGAFRVPCIIRWPGVVKPSMVTDQIMSHNDWLPTFCSIAGEPEIVSKLKQGYTANGKEYKVHLDGYDQAAFLRGESPTSARSKFFYCDDDGDLVAVRVKQWKGVFQEQRAPGTMQVWAEPFTKLRLQKFYNLFTDPYERADITSNTYWDWWMNHAFLSYYGMDEVGKFAATLREFPPRALPQSFTPTGLMEETKEEIKAARRAAEQAESE is encoded by the coding sequence ATGCTCGCGCTGGGCGGACTCCTGGGGTACATCGCGGCAACCTCCGATCTTGGCCGCGCGCCGGCCGACGCCGCCTTGGCGCCAGCGCCACTCGGCGCTTCCCCGACCGAGAGCCCAACGCCGGCCTGTTGCCAGATTGGCGCCGAGCGCGGCGACCTGTTGGCCCTGGCCGATGGACGCCGTCGCGGCGCCGTCGGCAACAACTCGACCGCCAAGAAGCCAAATATCCTCGTCCTCTTCGGCGACGACATCGGCATCAGCAACATCAGCGCCTATAGCGACGGCCTGATGGGCTACACCACGCCCAACATCGATCGGCTGGCCAGAGAAGGCTTGCGCTTTCTCCACTACTACGGCGAACAAAGCTGCACCGCCGGGCGCGCGGCCTTCATCACCGGCCAGCACGGCATCCGCACCGGCCTTACCAAGGTCGGATTTCCTGGCGCGCCGATGGGCATGAATCAACTCGACCCCACCATCGCCGGCATGCTCAAGCAGTTGGGCTACCACACCGGCCAGTTTGGCAAGAACCACTTGGGCGACCGCAACGAGACGCTGCCAACCGTCAACGGATTCGACGAATTCTTTGGCAACCTCTATCACCTGAACGCCGAGGAAGAGCCGGAGCTGCCCGACTACCCTAACGATCCGGCGTTCAAGGCCAAGTTTGGCCCGCGCGGCGTGCTGAAGTGCGCCGCCAGCGATCGGGACGATCCCACCGTCGATCCGCGATTTGGCAAAGTGGGCAAACAAGTCATCGAAGACAGCGGCCCCTTGACCAGAAAGCGGATGGAGACGATCGACGACGAGACCTCCGCCGCCGCCATCGACTACATCAAGCGACAAGCTGCGGACGACAAGCCCTTCTTCTGCTGGTGGAACAGCACCCGCATGCACCTGCGCACCCATGTGCGGCCGGAGCATCGCGGCAAGTTCCAACATGGCGACAGCGAATACATCGACGGCATGATTGAGCACGACGCGACGGTCGGCGCGATCCTCAAGACGCTCGACGACCTTGGCATCGCGGACGACACCATCGTCCTTTACACCACCGACAATGGCCCACACGCCAACACCTGGCCTGATGGCGCCACCACCCCTTTTCGCTCGGAAAAGAACACCAATTGGGAGGGCGCCTTCCGCGTCCCCTGCATCATCCGCTGGCCCGGCGTGGTCAAGCCGTCGATGGTCACCGATCAAATCATGAGCCACAACGATTGGCTGCCCACCTTCTGCTCGATCGCGGGCGAGCCCGAAATCGTCAGCAAGCTCAAGCAGGGTTACACGGCCAATGGCAAGGAGTACAAAGTCCACCTGGACGGCTACGACCAAGCGGCGTTTTTGCGCGGTGAGTCACCCACCAGCGCGCGGAGCAAATTCTTCTACTGCGACGACGACGGCGATTTGGTCGCGGTGCGCGTGAAGCAGTGGAAGGGGGTTTTTCAGGAACAGCGCGCCCCAGGCACGATGCAAGTCTGGGCAGAGCCCTTCACCAAACTGCGGCTGCAGAAGTTCTACAACCTGTTCACCGATCCCTATGAGCGCGCGGACATCACCTCCAACACCTATTGGGACTGGTGGATGAACCACGCGTTTCTCAGCTACTACGGCATGGACGAGGTGGGCAAGTTCGCGGCGACGCTGAGGGAGTTTCCACCTCGCGCGCTGCCGCAGAGCTTCACTCCGACGGGACTCATGGAAGAGACCAAGGAGGAGATCAAAGCGGCCCGCCGCGCGGCCGAGCAGGCGGAATCAGAGTGA
- a CDS encoding bifunctional nuclease family protein codes for MPVPMQLSRIIISEIADQQVIYLKEVEGQRTFPILIGIFEATSIDRRVKGFISPRPLTHDLIVNMAEQMGAEFQDVVISELKEHTYYARLRLRHEGELIEIDARPSDAIAVAVTCEPQLPIYVNEEVLDDVLGE; via the coding sequence ATGCCTGTTCCGATGCAGTTGTCGCGGATCATCATCAGCGAGATCGCCGACCAGCAGGTGATTTACTTGAAGGAAGTGGAAGGACAGCGGACGTTCCCCATCTTGATCGGCATCTTCGAGGCGACGAGCATCGACCGGCGGGTGAAGGGGTTCATCTCGCCGCGGCCGCTGACGCACGACCTGATCGTGAACATGGCCGAGCAGATGGGCGCCGAGTTTCAAGACGTGGTGATTAGCGAGCTCAAGGAGCACACCTATTACGCGCGGCTGCGATTGCGACACGAAGGGGAGTTGATCGAGATCGACGCGCGGCCGTCCGACGCGATCGCCGTGGCCGTGACCTGCGAACCGCAATTGCCGATCTACGTGAACGAGGAAGTGCTCGACGACGTGCTGGGAGAGTAG
- the tnpA gene encoding IS200/IS605 family transposase, with protein sequence MPQSFASLHCHIVFSTKHRQPVIERNVQPRLFEYIGGVLRNASCRLIAAGGMPDHVHLLTSLSRTITVADAVRLIKANSSRWMHDELAVDNFWWQDGYGAFAVSYSNIEQVKAYLANQEAHHRTATYQEEFRDFLRRNELEWDERYVWD encoded by the coding sequence GTGCCGCAATCGTTCGCTTCGCTTCATTGCCACATCGTGTTTAGCACCAAGCACCGGCAGCCGGTGATCGAGCGCAACGTCCAACCGCGCTTGTTTGAATACATCGGGGGAGTATTGCGCAACGCTTCGTGCCGATTGATCGCCGCCGGCGGAATGCCAGACCATGTGCATCTGCTGACCTCTTTGAGCCGGACAATCACGGTGGCTGATGCGGTTCGACTCATCAAAGCCAACTCGTCGCGCTGGATGCATGATGAGTTGGCCGTTGACAATTTTTGGTGGCAGGACGGCTACGGCGCGTTTGCAGTGAGCTATTCCAATATCGAACAGGTAAAGGCGTACCTGGCCAATCAAGAAGCGCATCATCGCACCGCAACTTACCAAGAAGAGTTTCGCGACTTCCTGCGGCGGAACGAACTCGAATGGGATGAACGATATGTTTGGGATTGA
- a CDS encoding alpha/beta-hydrolase family protein — protein sequence MWNLTMRLQNVLARLWASFTYVGLALATLFAAASLTPSLLPRHFAVQGVLCGVSLAAGYGVGVFVVWLWHFMEIPDFGARTQRVSKRITTAAVLVVAVLFLWWATVWQNSIRERMEMPPVETAYPYRLGAIALLVGVTLIIAARGVGAMWRQVNNRIKQVVPRRVSQVVSTVLVIAALFLLANKVVARLALGAADKVFSELDQVIDDGVEQPRLTTASGSAESLVDWNTIGRWGKQFITLGPTRESIAEFSGKDAQAPLRVYVGLGSRSTNADRAKLALNELVRVGGFQRSLLVVATPTGTGWLDPGAVDTLEYLHGGDTAIVSMQYSYLPSWITILVDPARSRDSAAALFDEVYEYWTKLPKESRPKLYVHGLSLGALGSAASTDLFTVFEDPIQGGVWSGPPFPSSVWSKTTHERNPDSPMWLPRVRDGSMLRFTGRECSLQESGNRWGPMRFVFIQHASDPMTFFSPESLYRRPAWLVGERGPDVSPYLQWFPIVTFLQTGFDLPMATSVPFGYGHNYAAESYIDAWVEVTQPPDWDADDTERLKKQFAQE from the coding sequence ATGTGGAATCTCACCATGCGATTGCAAAATGTGCTGGCACGGCTTTGGGCGTCGTTCACCTATGTGGGGCTGGCGCTGGCCACGTTGTTTGCCGCCGCCTCGCTGACGCCTTCGCTGTTGCCAAGGCACTTCGCCGTGCAAGGGGTGCTGTGCGGCGTTTCGCTCGCCGCCGGTTATGGCGTGGGCGTGTTTGTGGTATGGCTGTGGCACTTTATGGAGATCCCCGACTTCGGGGCCAGAACGCAGCGCGTCAGCAAGCGCATCACCACCGCGGCCGTGTTGGTGGTGGCGGTGCTGTTCTTGTGGTGGGCGACGGTGTGGCAGAATTCGATTCGCGAGCGAATGGAGATGCCGCCGGTGGAGACGGCCTACCCGTATCGGCTTGGCGCTATTGCCTTGTTGGTTGGCGTCACATTGATTATCGCCGCGCGCGGCGTCGGCGCCATGTGGCGGCAAGTCAACAACCGGATCAAGCAGGTGGTTCCGCGCCGCGTGTCGCAGGTGGTGAGCACCGTGCTGGTGATCGCGGCGCTGTTTTTGCTCGCCAACAAAGTCGTCGCTCGATTGGCGCTGGGCGCCGCGGACAAGGTTTTTTCGGAACTCGATCAGGTGATCGACGACGGCGTCGAGCAGCCGCGGCTGACCACCGCCTCGGGCAGCGCCGAATCGCTGGTCGATTGGAACACCATCGGACGCTGGGGTAAGCAATTCATCACTCTCGGGCCCACCAGGGAGAGCATCGCCGAGTTCTCGGGAAAAGACGCGCAAGCGCCGCTGCGTGTGTACGTGGGGCTGGGGTCAAGATCAACGAATGCTGACAGAGCCAAACTTGCGCTGAACGAACTCGTCCGCGTGGGCGGTTTCCAGCGGTCGCTCTTGGTGGTGGCCACGCCGACTGGCACCGGCTGGCTCGATCCGGGAGCGGTCGACACCCTGGAGTATCTGCATGGCGGCGATACGGCGATCGTGAGCATGCAGTATTCGTATCTACCGAGCTGGATCACGATTCTCGTCGATCCAGCGCGGTCGCGCGATTCGGCCGCTGCATTGTTCGATGAAGTCTACGAATACTGGACCAAACTGCCCAAGGAGAGCCGGCCCAAGTTGTACGTGCATGGCCTGAGCCTCGGAGCGCTGGGTTCGGCCGCCAGCACCGACCTGTTCACCGTGTTCGAGGATCCGATCCAGGGAGGCGTATGGAGCGGGCCGCCGTTTCCAAGTTCGGTGTGGTCCAAGACGACGCACGAGCGCAATCCCGACTCTCCGATGTGGCTGCCACGGGTGCGCGATGGCAGTATGCTGCGCTTCACCGGGCGCGAGTGTTCGCTGCAAGAATCTGGCAATCGCTGGGGACCGATGCGATTTGTGTTTATCCAGCATGCCAGCGACCCAATGACGTTCTTCTCGCCCGAGTCGTTGTATCGACGCCCCGCCTGGCTGGTGGGCGAGCGCGGGCCCGACGTGTCGCCATATTTGCAGTGGTTTCCGATTGTCACGTTCCTGCAGACCGGATTCGACCTGCCAATGGCCACCAGCGTGCCGTTTGGTTATGGACATAACTACGCGGCGGAGAGCTATATCGACGCCTGGGTCGAAGTGACGCAGCCACCAGACTGGGACGCTGACGACACCGAGCGGCTGAAGAAGCAGTTTGCCCAAGAATAG